CCCGCTTCGGGGGTATTAATGGTTTATCCGATTTCTTGCTACGAACATGTAACCCCGCTTCGAGGGTATTTATGGTTTATTCGATTTCTTGCTACGAACATGTAACCCCGCTTCGGGGGAAATGGTATTGGGGGAATGATGGGTTTTCTACGAACATGTCACACGCCCAAGCGTGTTGATTTGGAAATTGATTTTACGCAATCAATAAAAAACAATAGTCCCGAGAATCGGGAGGTTTCAAACCCATGATTTCAAAAAAACGATCCCCCTGTCATTCCATAATGTTTGCCGGCAGGACAATCGAGACGATTGTCGCTCCTTTTCTGAAGTTTAATGTTTCTTCCCATATGCCGCAAGAAGGGCTCCTTTGGAGATGGTCACCAGGTTTCTACCCATATGTCGCCCGGAGGGCTTTTTGAAGGTGGGGTGCCTGATTTTCTACCCATATTTCGCCACAAGGGCTGTTCTACGCGTTCATCCGTTTAATCTGCGTGCATCTGCGTCTTCTACCCATACATGACCCAATCCGGGGCCAAAATCATCCCCTCTGTGTTCTCTGTGTGCTCTGTGGTTTCTTCCTGCCTTTGCGAACTTTGCGAACTTTGCGGTTTATTTGTGCAATAAAAAAAAGAGCAATCTGATTGAGACTGCTCTTTTGGGATGGTAAGTGTTTTTCCCTATGGAATACTGCGGGAAGGGAGTATTTATTTTACATATTCTTCGATGGTGTACCAGGGATCGATGTATTTGGTGTCGGTTGCAACTTTTCCAGGGTAGAATGTGAGTTTTCCGTTATCGTTGAAGACTACGAATGTGAGTCTGTGAGCCCAACCGTTGTTTTCGCCGGAGATGGTTGCCACGACATTGTATGAATTTGTAACATCAGGTGACGGATATGATCTATCGATGACAAACGATTTGGGATAGTAAGTATTCACCATGTATTCAGAAGGATTGATACCTGCTGCTTTGATGTAAGATGGTGAGATGAAATCCATCAGGTTTGCCGGTCTGTTTTCGGCTGTCATGAATTGGAGGAATTCAGTAACTTTTGCTACTGATTTTCCCTGCAGGTCTCCACCGCTTTCCTGTGTGGAACCACATCCTGCAAAAAAGAAAATTACTGCTGCAAGTCCGAACAATGATATTGTCTTTCTCATTTGGCTACCTCATTATTGATTTTTTGATTGATTAAAATTATTTATCACGAAACTGCATTTCATACAGTTTTTTGTAGAGACCGCCCTGTTCAAGGAGTGAATTGTGGGTACCCGACTGCACCACTTTTCCTGCCTGGAGGACGAGAATTTTATCGGCATTTTGAATAGTGGAAAGGCGGTGAGCGATAACCACTACAGTTCTGCTTGTCATAAGATTATCGAGAGCCTCCTGAACGAGTTTTTCCGATTCGTTGTCGAGAGCACTGGTTGCTTCATCAAAAATCATAATATCAGGATTTTTCAGAAGTGCTCTTGCTATTGCGATCCTCTGTCTTTGACCACCTGAAAGCTTTACTCCCCTTTCCCCTATTTCGGTGTCGTATCCATTTGGCATTTCAGAGATAAAGTTGTGAGCATTTGCAATTTTTGCAGCCTCATAAATTTTTTCTTCGCTGAAATCTTTGCTTCCGTAGCAGATATTGTTTTTGATCGAGTCGTTAAAAAGTATTATCTCCTGGGTAACGATACCGATAAACTTACGCAGGTCCTCCATTTTAACATCACGAATATCGTGACCGTCAAATTTTATTGTACCTGAGGTGACATCATAAAATCTGGGTATCAGATCGACGAGGGTTGATTTTCCTCCGCCGCTGGGACCAACGAGCGCCACCACTTCCCCTTTTTTGATGGTAAAATTGATATCTTCGAGCACCATTTCACCCGGTTCATCGGGATAAGCGAATCCGACATTTTCGAATGTGATATCGGAATTAAACTCTTTTACTTCCTGAGCATCCGGTTTGTTCACGATATCGGGATTTGTATCGATGATGTCGAAAATTCTGGCTCCTGCGGCGGACGATTCCTGAATTCTGTTGTTCACGCTGCTGAGCTCCTTGATGGGAGGAATCAACTGAAAAATTGCAAAGAGAAAGCCGAGGAACTCGCTCGCCTTAATCTGGTTGGTGCTAAGCACCAATGTACCGCCATAATAAATGATTACAACGCCGACCATAACGCTGAGGGTTTCGCTGATTGGTGAGGAGAGATTTCTGATTCTGGTAATCCTGAGTACCATCCGGAGATAGCCTTCGGTCTCTTTTCTGAATTTTTGATTTTCGTAGTTTTCGGTGCCAAATGCCTTGACAATCTTCACACCCGATATGGTTTCCTGAATCACGCTGGTGATGTCGGCGATTTTTTCCTGAATCTGGGTACTGTACTTGCGGAGTTTAATTCCTATCCATGAGATAATACCCGCACTAAAAGGGAGTGTAATCAGTGAGATAAGAGTGAGTTGCCAGCTAATACTTATCGCAATTCCGAGAAAGACGATAATTGAAAGTGGCTCCCGAATCAAGTTTAGGAATGTAGCTGATACGCTGTTTTGTACTGCTGTAACATCATTCACAATAATTGAGATGAGGTTTCCCACGCGTTCACTTTTGAAGTAGCTGATAGGCAACTTATGCAACTGCTCGTAGGCATCATCCCGAAGGTCTCTTACAATCCCCTGTTCGACAAAATTGAGAAAATATGCCTGCATGTAACCGGCGACATTTTTCAGGATAAAAGCCAGAAAGATTATAATGCATATTTTAAACAAGGCATCAGTTTTTCCTCCCGAGAAGATAAAACTTTGAAACCATGCCGAGGCAGATTCCTTGAATGAAACAATAAAATCAGGGAGAAATGATGAACCAACATTCTGAGTCGCATTATTTGAAACTGCAGTGGTGGATTGGGATGCATTGAACAGAGTATCGAGAAGCGGAATAGAGAGATATACTGATGCACCGTTAAGCAAAGCATAGATGATGGTGCAAAATATTGAGAGAAGGAGGAATTTCCAGTATTTGGACGAGTATTTCAGAAGACGGTAGTAAGTGCTCACAACATTCTTTAGTAAAATGGTAAAAAGCGGATACTGCAGCCATTTTTCATTTTTATTCTGCGAATATCAGTTAATTTTTTCAAATCATATACTCGCACGAGCCTGATTTGATTTTCAAGATCATCGAAAATGAGATAGTCTTTTTTGACAGCAAAATTCCTGTAACCCTGACCCGAGAATTTGGCGACATAGTCCATTTTTTTAAGAGAATAAATCATCAAAGTGGAGGAAGTGTCCCGGTCTGTTTTATGGACATCGAGATTTGAAGTAAGCATGATGAGGGTTTCCTTGTCAGGAGTCCAGTAGATTCTGTCCACATTCTGGTCAGTTGAAAGGATCATTTTGCCGACGGTGTCTTTGGCATCGGAAAGAAAAATCTGATTCGATTTCCCTTTTACCACCGAGACTATTCTTGTGCTGTCGGGGGAGACATTATTGACCTTGATGGCAGGAACCTCGGGAATTTCCCCCTGCATCAATTCATATTTTTCCTTGGCTTTATCGACGATTCTTCCGGTGCTGTCGATGATATAGTTATCCTTGTAAATTCTTTGATTAACGAGTTCCAGGTGATAGAGGACAAGATTGAGGGTATTTCCATCGAGACTGTTGGCAAAAATCTTCGAGACTTTGGGAGACCCGAGGATGTTCCTGATGCCACTTGAATTATGGCTGAATACTCTGATGCTGTCGATGTAGCCTTCGAGCTTGTTATAACTGTTACCTGTGATGAAAAAGTAATTACCTCTTTCGCCTGTACCCGTAATAAGGAATGGAGTATAGGCAGCCAAAGGAGCAAAGACGACCGTTTCTCCGGAGAGGAGATCGTGTACAAAAATCTTTTTTCCCGTTCCATCATCTCCGACAACAGGAATCGATTCTTCTTTCAGAAGGGGTGAAGCCGGTTGTTCCTCCGTGCAGGAGAAGAAGCAGGACGCAAAAACGAGGATAAAGAGAGCGAGAGAAAGTTTTTTCATTGATTAAATCTTTGTTGGCAGATAGCGGCTTCGCACTTGATTTTTAGCTTAAAAAGAGAAATTCTTTCATGCAAACATAACAATTCCGCTTTAAAAATCCCGACAGGAAAAAGGAGTCATCCCCTCGGGTGGAACTGGTGCACCACTTCCCTGATGTATGTAATATCGATGTGTGTATAGATTTGGGTTACAGAGATGTCGGTATGTCCGAGCATTTCCTGAACGGCTCTGATGTTAGCTCCCCCTTCGATAAGATGTGTAGCGAAGGAATGGCGAAATATGTGGGGATAAACTCTTTTTGAGAGACCTGCGAGTTCGGCATACTCCTTGATGATTTTCCAGATGCCCATTCTGGTCAAAGCACCGCCGAGTTTGGAATTAAGAAAAAGGTAAGTGCCGCTCCCCGGTTTTGCGAGTACGGTTCTGCCGAGGAGGAGATATTTTTTCAGGGCATTGAGAGCGGGAGTTCCGATGGGGACAAATCGTTCCTTACTCCCCTTCCCGAAGACCCTTATCATTTCCTCATCGATGAAGATGTCGCTCTTTTTCATTCCGGCAAGTTCTGAGACTCTGATCCCACAGGCGTACAAAACTTCGATGATTGCCCTGTCTCTTAATCCGACGGGGGTTTCCTCATCGGTCTGAGCGATTAAGAGTTCTATTTCCTGAGGAGTGAGAACTTCGGGGAGTTTTCTTTTAATTCGTGGTGGCTTCAGTCGTGCCAGAGGACTTTTTTTGATATATTCGGAGACGACGAGGAAAGAGAAAAATCCTTTCAGGGACGAATGAAATCGTGCGAGAGACAAGCCCGAGAGCCCCGAAGCGGTAAGTGATGCAAAAAATTCTCTTGCGTGATCAGCAGTAATTTCCGAAAGATCGCCAATATTTTCCTCTCTTACGAAGTCGAGAAAAGAGTTGATATCTCGTTGGTAGGCTTCGAGGGAGTTGGCAGCGAGATTTCTTTCGACTCTCAGTTCCGTGAGGTAATCGAAAAGGAACTGATCGAGCCAGTCGCGTTTATGAGCTTTTTTCAAGTTTTTCCTGCTCAGGATATCTCATCCTGGCGTGTTTTGTGGTCATCAGAGTGTTGAAGAAGACTTTCTTTATCTCCTCCACTTCCGAAAGAGTTACAGCAGCTTCATCGAGTTCTTTTTCCTGCAGGGTCTGGTTGATCAGATTGTTGATAAGATTCTCGAGTGTCTGGGGATCAGGCGTTGTGATACTTCTTGAAGCGGATTCGCATTTGTCTGCGAGCATCAAAATAGCCTGTTCGCGGGTATGCGGTTTGGGACCGAGATACCTGTAGTCATCTTTGTTCACATTTTCCTTGCCGTATTTGTGGACGGCTTTGTCATAGAAAATCCTGATGAGCCCTTTGCCATGGTGGGTTGGTATAAACTCGATTATTTCCTGCGGGAGGTTGTATTTTTTTCCGAGTTCCATCCCTTGGAGCACATGATCCCGGATAACTTTCACACTGGTTTCGGGCGAAAGTTCGTTATGCGGGTTGTGTCCATCCCCCTGATTTTCGATAAAATAGTAAGGTGAGATCATTTTACCGATGTCGTGATAGAGTGCTCCGACGCTGACAAGTAGTGTATCTGCACCGATTCTTTCCGCTGCACTCTCGGCCAGTCTTGCTACCGCCTGTGAATGGTAGAAAGTACCGGGTGAGGCATGGTTCAGTTCCTTAAGAAGAGGGTGATCGGTACTCGAAAGTTCAACGAGTGTAAGGTCTGTCGTAATTTTGAAAGTCCGTTCGAAGAACCTTAGCAGCGTATAAGTAAGCATCGGACAGATGAGGGCATTGATTCCTGAGAAAAGGATATCGTTAAGGAGTTTTGACCAGTTGCCAAGACTCTCTAAAGAAAGGAAGAGATTACCTGCGAGGTAGCCAAGGAAGATGAAAATCATTCCCCGATAGGTTTGTTGCCTGTTTTTGATATCTCTAACAGAATAAACGGCAAAGGAGCCGGCGATAATGTTCAGAATCACCAATGAATAGTCGTTACCTCTCAGACCTGCGGCAATCAAAGAGATGATGAGGGTGGAGTAAAGCCCTACCCTTGAATCGAACATGATAGTGGTCAGAAGAGAAATCATTGGGATAATAATCAGCAACTGCTGAGAGCCACCGATATTAATGGTGTTTATGTAAAATGTGAGAAACGAGATAGCAAGAAAGAGGACGGAGAAGATGGTAAGTTTTGTATTGTCCTCAAAAATGGTTTTTCTAAAATGGAAAAGAAAAGCCCCGAGTAGAAGCAAAATAACGGCAATATGGAGAAATTTTCCTGAAAACTGTCTAATTCTTTCCAATGGATTCAGGTCTTCAACCCGGGCGGATTTGTAGGAGTCGAGTTTAACCTTAATTTCAGGTGTAATTCTCTCATGTTTGCCGACGATTCTTTCATTCAGAACCACAATACCTGAGTTTCTGCTGACCCTGTTTTTAGCGATTTCGGTGAATTCCCTCGTGAGTTCACTGCTGTAAACGAGGTTGGGAATGAACAAGTCGAGAGCAATTTCATCATAAGCTGCACTTTTCACCGAATCCTTGAACGATTCGAATACATTTCGGGTGATCAGGGTTTTGGCACCCTTGTTATCTATAAAGTCAAGTTTCTTTTTGTGATACTGAAAATTCCCTTTCCTGATGGCGAGAGTGTCTTTCGATATCTGATCGTGATCGAGGCTCAGGGTTCCGATGGCGGAAGTTTTTAGAAGAATGTCCTCGATGATGTCGAGCGATGAGTAGAGGTCTGATGCTTTGTTCCCGGTGGAGTCGATGAAACTTTTCAAGAAATTCCGGGTTGGTTCGGTAAA
This region of Bacteroidota bacterium genomic DNA includes:
- a CDS encoding ABC transporter ATP-binding protein/permease, translated to MSTYYRLLKYSSKYWKFLLLSIFCTIIYALLNGASVYLSIPLLDTLFNASQSTTAVSNNATQNVGSSFLPDFIVSFKESASAWFQSFIFSGGKTDALFKICIIIFLAFILKNVAGYMQAYFLNFVEQGIVRDLRDDAYEQLHKLPISYFKSERVGNLISIIVNDVTAVQNSVSATFLNLIREPLSIIVFLGIAISISWQLTLISLITLPFSAGIISWIGIKLRKYSTQIQEKIADITSVIQETISGVKIVKAFGTENYENQKFRKETEGYLRMVLRITRIRNLSSPISETLSVMVGVVIIYYGGTLVLSTNQIKASEFLGFLFAIFQLIPPIKELSSVNNRIQESSAAGARIFDIIDTNPDIVNKPDAQEVKEFNSDITFENVGFAYPDEPGEMVLEDINFTIKKGEVVALVGPSGGGKSTLVDLIPRFYDVTSGTIKFDGHDIRDVKMEDLRKFIGIVTQEIILFNDSIKNNICYGSKDFSEEKIYEAAKIANAHNFISEMPNGYDTEIGERGVKLSGGQRQRIAIARALLKNPDIMIFDEATSALDNESEKLVQEALDNLMTSRTVVVIAHRLSTIQNADKILVLQAGKVVQSGTHNSLLEQGGLYKKLYEMQFRDK
- the xerD gene encoding site-specific tyrosine recombinase XerD codes for the protein MKKAHKRDWLDQFLFDYLTELRVERNLAANSLEAYQRDINSFLDFVREENIGDLSEITADHAREFFASLTASGLSGLSLARFHSSLKGFFSFLVVSEYIKKSPLARLKPPRIKRKLPEVLTPQEIELLIAQTDEETPVGLRDRAIIEVLYACGIRVSELAGMKKSDIFIDEEMIRVFGKGSKERFVPIGTPALNALKKYLLLGRTVLAKPGSGTYLFLNSKLGGALTRMGIWKIIKEYAELAGLSKRVYPHIFRHSFATHLIEGGANIRAVQEMLGHTDISVTQIYTHIDITYIREVVHQFHPRG
- a CDS encoding HDIG domain-containing protein → MTYEKIKSSTRVKILLWVITSAVIAMLFPKAEVVDVQSAVGNIWLNEDLIADKSFPILKDDKVYAAEVDSAIKSVFQVFVLIPADSLTRDTVKSLRKALERAFVNPSLFESDPCISKFTEPTRNFLKSFIDSTGNKASDLYSSLDIIEDILLKTSAIGTLSLDHDQISKDTLAIRKGNFQYHKKKLDFIDNKGAKTLITRNVFESFKDSVKSAAYDEIALDLFIPNLVYSSELTREFTEIAKNRVSRNSGIVVLNERIVGKHERITPEIKVKLDSYKSARVEDLNPLERIRQFSGKFLHIAVILLLLGAFLFHFRKTIFEDNTKLTIFSVLFLAISFLTFYINTINIGGSQQLLIIIPMISLLTTIMFDSRVGLYSTLIISLIAAGLRGNDYSLVILNIIAGSFAVYSVRDIKNRQQTYRGMIFIFLGYLAGNLFLSLESLGNWSKLLNDILFSGINALICPMLTYTLLRFFERTFKITTDLTLVELSSTDHPLLKELNHASPGTFYHSQAVARLAESAAERIGADTLLVSVGALYHDIGKMISPYYFIENQGDGHNPHNELSPETSVKVIRDHVLQGMELGKKYNLPQEIIEFIPTHHGKGLIRIFYDKAVHKYGKENVNKDDYRYLGPKPHTREQAILMLADKCESASRSITTPDPQTLENLINNLINQTLQEKELDEAAVTLSEVEEIKKVFFNTLMTTKHARMRYPEQEKLEKSS